A DNA window from Moorella thermoacetica contains the following coding sequences:
- a CDS encoding Mrp/NBP35 family ATP-binding protein: protein MAKEACETCNPAACNSSTCEAKKPGHVPPHELTHIKHVIGIMSGKGGVGKSSVTALLAVALKQAGYRVGILDADITGPSIPRMFGVHRPPEGTGNGMIAPESPGGIRIMSLNLLLPHEDDPVIWRGPLIGGAVKQFWTDVIWGDLDYLLVDLPPGTGDAPLTVLQSLPLDGLVIVSSPQELAHMVVRKAVKMATIMNVKILGLVENMSYALCPDCGREIYLFGPSRAEEAAAGAGIPLLGTLPLDPELTSLCDRGRVEEYSGPLLARAREFVRKIAGRS, encoded by the coding sequence TTGGCCAAGGAAGCATGCGAAACCTGCAACCCGGCTGCCTGCAATTCCAGCACTTGTGAAGCTAAAAAACCGGGTCATGTCCCGCCCCATGAGCTGACCCATATCAAGCACGTCATCGGCATCATGAGCGGTAAGGGCGGTGTCGGTAAATCCTCCGTGACGGCCCTGCTGGCGGTAGCCCTGAAGCAGGCCGGCTACCGGGTGGGCATCCTTGATGCCGACATCACCGGACCCAGTATTCCCCGGATGTTTGGCGTGCACCGGCCGCCGGAGGGCACCGGTAATGGTATGATTGCTCCGGAAAGCCCCGGAGGTATCAGGATCATGTCCTTAAACCTCCTCTTGCCCCATGAAGATGACCCGGTCATCTGGCGCGGTCCCCTCATCGGCGGGGCTGTCAAGCAGTTCTGGACCGATGTCATCTGGGGTGATCTGGACTACCTGCTGGTGGATCTGCCCCCGGGGACCGGCGACGCCCCCCTGACGGTGCTCCAGTCCCTGCCCCTGGACGGCCTGGTGATTGTCAGTTCACCCCAGGAACTCGCCCATATGGTGGTCCGCAAGGCGGTAAAGATGGCTACCATCATGAACGTCAAGATCCTGGGCCTGGTGGAAAATATGAGTTACGCCCTCTGCCCGGATTGCGGCCGGGAGATCTACCTCTTTGGTCCCAGCCGGGCCGAGGAGGCAGCCGCCGGAGCCGGTATCCCCCTCCTGGGCACCCTGCCCCTGGACCCGGAACTGACGTCCCTGTGCGACCGCGGCCGGGTGGAGGAATACAGCGGGCCGCTGCTGGCCAGGGCGCGGGAGTTTGTCCGGAAGATAGCCGGCAGGTCTTGA